One Planctomycetaceae bacterium DNA window includes the following coding sequences:
- a CDS encoding deoxyribodipyrimidine photolyase, with product PDWALKTIQEHAGDPRPEKYSADELCHAQTADEIWNAAQTELVTEGRMHNYLRMLWGKKIYEWSETAQQALDVMIDLNNRFAVDGRNPNSYSGIFWVLGRYDRAWGPERPIFGKLRYMTSESTRRKLRLSDYLSWHSKASRQDRLF from the coding sequence TCCCGACTGGGCACTGAAGACGATTCAGGAACACGCCGGCGATCCGCGTCCGGAAAAATATTCTGCCGACGAGTTGTGCCACGCTCAGACGGCCGACGAAATCTGGAACGCAGCCCAGACGGAATTGGTCACCGAAGGCCGCATGCACAATTACCTGCGGATGTTGTGGGGCAAGAAGATTTACGAATGGTCCGAGACTGCTCAGCAGGCTCTGGACGTCATGATCGATCTGAACAACCGCTTCGCAGTCGACGGCCGCAATCCAAATTCGTATTCCGGCATCTTCTGGGTGCTGGGCCGCTACGACCGAGCGTGGGGGCCCGAACGTCCGATTTTCGGCAAGCTGCGGTACATGACGTCGGAGAGTACTCGCCGGAAGCTGAGGTTGTCCGATTATCTGAGCTGGCATTCGAAGGCGTCGCGGCAGGATCGCTTATTTTGA